The sequence ATTCTTGAACTGAAATACAGTTTAACTACTTTTGAATTTCAGTTATATCAAAAccgttatttttaattaaataacatgtgGGATTAATCCAAAACTCGAAAGTTACCCGCAGTTCTTGGTTTTTTATATTAGATTTTCTTGGGCAGCATCATGTTGAACTTCCTGGAGCGTTTCGTACTACCTTAAACCGTAGTTGAGACCAAGTAATGTGAATGGATTCTTTCTCACAAAACTGTTTGATATGATGATTATACAGCTTAACGTGCAAGCAGTTCTCTCTGTTCTTCTTGCCACATTTGCTGGTTTTGGAGGGGCAATGTGTGGAACTTCCATTCTTTTCGAGATTCTAAAGTGGAGGAGAAATTTGAATTCATTGTCGAATTCCCAACATGACTCAGCACCACAAAATCAATCTTCGGAGGCTGGGGATATGGCTCAAATGGAAACACAGCAACAACAAAACAGAGTTATGAATCAAGGGAACAACGTTGGAAGTTAACCTCGAGCCAAGGAGCCAAGACAGAAACCTCAAAGTCTGAGTGAAAAATCGAGTTGAAAGATATGGATGCATATTTGTTGAAGTTTTTCCCTTGTGGATGTGAGTTTTTACTTtgtcatctaatttttttttggggaaaGGTGCTGATTTTgtgtatgttttcttttataTATGCTGCAAGAGCATGGGATTGAGGTGTAATTCTAGTTTTCCAGTTCGCATACGTATGTACATACATAGACACACACGGATTCCGTTTCTTGATTTGCAATTGAAGtataactaataaaacaggAATTGTATAGAAGAGAACTTGCTTGTTCTTGATCAAAGCTTCCTACCAATTACGTTTTACATAGTTTTTAGTTTTTTGCTGttatcatttataaaaaaaaatgaatgaaaatGTATACTTTAAATcaatatttatagaaaaaaattaaatatgtgcTTTTACATATGTTTTACtgaaatcatttaaaaatttcattGTCAGATAACTAcaaggaaaagataatgttagtcaatgggaagtatttatTATTCAGActccaaaaatataaataactaaCAGTTATTGTAGCTCGTAAATTATGGAATCTTACTTGAAAGCCAATATTAAAATTACTCACAACAAATTTAACCCAATTTTAGCTTGGTAGAGAAGATTATATATTTGCATTTTTGGGGATAAAATCTATAAAGATATATCAGTAGCTCTGTGTTGTGCATTCTTTATATCAAAATTTCTCTGAGCTAATTAGGTTTAATATTTCATGGAGTTCAAGCCATAAAAATGtctctaaaatattattttcaagtcAGCTTCCAGTTCTTCGATAAGATtatgttattttgaaattttacttTGATGATAAACTCTGACTTCctattgttattttaaatagaaaaaaattgcGTTTTTTTATCATGTATGTTTGTCTTTTTGAGATTTTGGTTGTTTATGTTGTCGAATTTGAATCTTACACCGCtaactttttttttacaattttaatcatttttcaacaTGGCTTTGATGCGGCACCAATGCGACACTGAAGTATGTAATGTCAGTGTGTCGCATAAGCATTTTAGaccaaaatcataaaaaacggAAATACAAAAGactaaaaatgcaattttcctTTCTAAATATGATGAAATTACTGTGAGATTTCGACAATTATATATGAAATTCAGCAAtgattaaaatttgttttagaaATTGACCCCGTTCGTTATTGCATTGTTTGTTCGGGGCTAGAGTATCTTATTGTAAAAAGTTGTTGAAGATTTTGAGGATATAATTTATACAAAGATAAAATTGTCTCGTGAAGATTGAAGGTTGTCACGTGCCTTACACTTATATTCTTCTTATTATTGTATGTGATTAATTAccaataaaaaattgttttgagATTAAAGTTACAAATAtatcctttttatttttttttaacaaaaattaaattttattacagTAATTTTACCTTGGGGACGTCCCATAACCCCACGTATGAATacatgattttcttcttcaagaggAAACCGTGAAAAACTGTCCAAATTCAGTCACTTAACTTCCCCAATTTTCAAAGAAAACGGTAGTAAAATTGACTTCGAAAAACCAATGAAACACAAATTTATGGAGTATTTTGGAGAGCTTTTtgcttattttaaaatgattattttagaTATTATGTTGAAGTTAGTGAGAAGCTAAAGTAGTGaggatttgaaaataaaagtctAAAACTAATATAAGTAAAGGTTAAAGTTTGAGTGTTTGAAAAATAACCGATTACAAGCTTAACTTTTAATTACGTGACAATCATATCCTTAAACTATATACAATTGATCtattttaattatctaaaatTTGATACTTATATCATCTACAATTTGTTTatagaattattattattaaattatgaatattgtatcaaaattaatttatcttttACAACATGAAtattagaaaaaatatataagattaataaaaataaaattaaaaaatgataaaatttgtataaatacataaaatatgtataaaaaaatccTAGAAAtgcaaattattatataaaaatgcaaaatattatttaaaaaaataaactaaatatgataaatattttaatgatataAATGTCAACTTGTAATTTTAATCCTAAACAAAAAAACAGAAGCAAAAAAAACCATCACATTCTTGCTTCTAGCTTTTTGATAAAAGTTATAGAAGCTGTATTTGACATTTACAAACTGTCAATAGCACTTTCATGCAGCTAGAATTTAGTAAGTGCTTCTTGTAGTATCTCTCAAACACTACTTTAGAATCGACTATATTGTTTCAATCGATTATATTGTTTCTAaggtaattaaaattttatttttatttttttcgtcGCAGTGCGTGTGTTCCATGGCTAGTTATTGTTATTCTctacaataaaaccaaaaatttTCATCCAATTTTACCGTGTATATTATTTTGTCATTTGATTCAGTGGTCTTTTTGTTAATGGttacatatttaattttcaatctcctataaatttttaacaaatttatttcccttaataaataaattgtatCAGGACTGGAAATCGTGTGCAACAATAGCTGGTACAAGGACGGTTCCAAAAATTATAGTTGAGGGGGCTTGAAATTaatcgataaattttatttatataaaaaagagCAATTACATGATCACAATTAAAAATCTTATGATACGGTCtaacggatcaattttgtgaaagatCACCGACTCGACTCATGAAaaaacattcttttatattaaaattagtcATTTTTATTGCAGATATCCATTAAATGCTCGCTCAGTAGTGGATGTAAAACCAAGTAACGACAAAACAAGATGATTAATGTAGTCAACATATACAATAACATATAAATCAAGTAGAAGCTATATTCATACATAGGGATGTACATAATCGAGTCGATCAAACTTTTAAATGTTTGAGCTGGACTCGTTTATAATCGATCTCATGAGCTAgagctttatttaacgaatatattcatggctcacgagcttattcaagTTTTTATCGAACCTAAACgagattaataaatattaattatatatttaaatcttcattaaaaagtaaattatatatttagagaaaaatataacattcttattaaaatttataaatttaatagatttttctatatatttcatagGTAATGTgctaaatcaataaatcaaatatcaaaatattattattttttatctaaGAGATAACTCATGAACTTAccaacgaacatgttcacgagtTAACGGGCCGAATATTGTAAAGCTTGAGTTTGATTAGTTTATCTTAACGAGCCCCAGTAAACAAGCTCAAACGAgtttttatcgaatcgagcttcAAATAGCTCACAAACAGTTTGATTCATTTACACGTGAAAATACtagaaataaaatgaattttattaaattatattcacCTTCGATGGTAAAGCGTGAAAAACATAATTTTCACaccatttaataatatatattatcgaataatatttaaaattactgaATTTCATTACATTTTTGTCTTTGATGCAACTTTCACATACAATTGGCTCATGACTCATGAGTACCGTGatatattagtttttttaaaaaataacaaataaaaaaaatctcgaCTTTCctatatatatacttttaacaaaattattaaaaaaaattcttcNATTTATGCTGATGACAATCATGCGAGTGGATCCACGATATTGTGCCCACGTAAGCATAAAACAAGAAAGATCGAGTGATGGGTATGAGCGTCGGCTCGGCTGAAAGGGATATgctatttaaaaattttaaaaaaatacttgttTTTTTGGGCTGGGTTAGAGTCCCGTAGAGCCCTTATAAACGTAACATCGTCTCCGAGctggtatatatatacatacacggCAGAGAATAACTTCACAgtaattttgttaaaataaaaaggaaatacACCTTactgattattattattattagtgggGTGGCTCATCCCCATATCTGATTTCATGGAAGCAAATTTGGCCAGTTCTTGAGGTAAGAACGTCACGACATCGCCGCCATATCCGCCCATTCCAAGAAAATCCCTCGTCAAGCTATGCCCCACGCCATGCAAATGGTCCGAATGCAAGAACAGTGAATTCGTTCCTTGTGTCTGAATTATCGATGGCTCTGAGTTATTGATCGTGTTACTCGCCGTGGAGGCGTTGAAATTCATGATTGAACCAGCAATTGTATTCGTCGGTTGTTTCCTGAAAACCCGATGTAATTCGCTTCTGTTTTGAAACGGAGAAGAAGTAGAAGAATCGAGCATCGCTCCAGATGTGTTACCGAAGAATTGTGGATTGCTTTTAGTTGAGCCCATTTGAGCTGCTTTTTGTAGAAGCGCAGTTGCAGACATTGATCCTATCGAGGATGAATAATTCCAGTGATTGACCTGCTTTTGATCAGAATATAGTGAATGCCCTGAATTGGCCACCATCGTATTTGAGTTCCATTTGCTTATAAGCGGAGGCTCCTCCTTCAAGCTTGGTTGGAGCGGCAACGGCGATAGAGAGAGATTAGCATAATTTCCCATTGGTGAATTTAACCCGAAAATGTCACCGGAATTTATAGACGTCATTTcaggaaaatttgttgaagtAGAAGGCATGAAGAGATTGGGATTATGATCCAACCAAAGCGGTAATCTTGGCTTCTGCTGTTCTTGATCCATGAAGAGTGGTGCCGCAGTGGTAAATTCTGGCCTAAATCCGCCCGCAGAGTCGGTGAAACCAGTCGGCAGATTAGGTTGGATATTGTTAATCAGATTTGTATTTTTTAGATCGTTTCGGAAGTTCTGATCATTAACTCCACAACCAACtgtatttcttttattttcctcAGCTAAGGCATCACAGAAAGCCCGGTGCGTGATGAAACTATCTTTCctgtattaaatattatttaagaaCCGAACTTAAAAAATCCAATCGAAGAATGTACCGATTTAAATACAAGTACGTACTACATGTGCAGAGACAATATTTATTACCCAATCATTTCCtgacaataaataaaaaactcaAAAGGCAGCAGGCATTTAAATACTCTTGCAACATATTCATGTAGCCAAATTAACTAAACCttagttttctttttttaaaaaaaataaccaaaacttGTGTGTAAATTTGGTACCTGGAAAAGAGTGTGCCACAGTCACATTTGTACTCTCTAGTGCCACAAGTTTTCGAATGAGCTTTCCAGTCAGATTGAACCGCATATCTCTTGGAACATTTCTCACATTTCCACTTCTTTTCGCCGTGTTTTCGGCTGAAATGCTTCTTAATTCCGGTAAGATCTCCAAGGGCTCTGGTCGGATCGTTGTGGACGCAGGTCTTTTCTGGGCATATGTAAacctttttcttgatttgatcTTTGTCGGCTCTTTGCTTGAGCTTCCATGGAAGATTATGGCCTCTTCTATGAAGCTGCAGATTTTGGTCTCTTCGAAAACCCTTGTTGCAGATTTCACAGAAGAATCTGTTAGTAGCCATAAGTGTCTTTGGCGAAAGAGCGATAACTTCTGCATCTGGATCTGTCAAAACACGCGAAAAAATGAATATTCAGCTTAATTAGAACAAAATTAAGCCAAAAACATCAACAACATAATCTAGAAAACAAATAATATAGAGACATACTACTTAATTACCAGGAGTTCCAGGTAGATTTCGTCTCTTCTTGGCTAATATAGGTTGGGAGTTGGAGCTAGGGTTAGGGTTTAGTACTTCAGATTCTTGATGAAAGAATTTTGCAGAAGCTGAATTATGAGCAGAAAACACGTCACCAGACATCATTTGCAAAAGGGTTGAAGCTCAAGAAATGAAAGATTATGAATTATCTTTTAATCTGGAAACTTTGAAACGGTGCAACAGAACTAGCCGAGTCCCAAAACTTCTTCAGATGCCAACAGATTAATTCTTTGGTAGTGAAATTATCCAAATCCTTCATATATGTAAGGATATATATCTGTATCAGACTGAGCCAAAAGAACAAGAAAGAACCCAAAAAGCAGACACAAAGTGCGAGAAGTTTGCATCCAAAAAGAAAGCAGTATCCGTGAGTGTTCTTATTAAGGAGagatttatttgatttgaagaGAAAACACCGAAAATAATTGAAAGCTAAAGAGAAtatctcctttttttttctaacCACCAAACACTGTTCTCTCTCTATCTATTGCAGCCTTTCTTATCTATCTTTTTATCTCTTATTTTCAAAGTCGGTCAGCCATAGATTTAGCTAGCTAGCTATACCAACTTGAGTGTGCCCCTCTCTATACCAGCTCTCGCCTAAATAAttctttttcaaatataaaCTCTAGCTTTGTCTTTGAttcttttgttaaaaaatataataataataataattattattattaaaattgttaAAACAGAGGGTTCAATCCGAAATCGGTTAATATGGTTTAAGATTGaacaaaatcttatattttaattgaatttgattgattttaattattataaataccTTGATCCGGAATCGGAATCAATTGGGTCCGGTAACATGATCTTATCTGCTCCATATCGAGACCAATCCGGTCAGGAAGTGTATGtttacttaataaattaaatgtttAGTTACAAAATGAttgaagattaaaaaaaaatttttgatttcAATCCGATCTCAACCCGATAATATTTCTTTCTAATTAGGTCAACAGTTCGGTAAAATCCGGTGCAATCCGTTTCATTTTGACTCGGTTTTGGATTGGGTCATACACTCAGTTTTACAAATCTGGAACCGATTTAATCATGTATACTATCGTATTAGTTTAGTTCCATTACTTTACAATTCGGAAAGGATTAAATTTGGTCTTGTCCGGTCTCGTGACAATGCACACTGCACAGGACtacttattttattaatttatatttaaagtaAACAAATacgaattaaattttatttattcaagatGATAGTTTTTATTTAGATTCGTTTATAGAAATGCGTTATCGGTTTGTATTTTCAGTTATATATTAAATGAATTAACGTAAAAAGGAGcaactaaattttatttatttatttttgaataaaaggAGCATTTGAAATTGAGTATATTATAATTTCctcagaaatattttttttataaagcaaGAGAGTTAAAAGTAAATTGCCTTTTATAAGTCATGCAATCAGAGAATAAAATGATTACATCATAATTAAAAGTTGGACCCTTTTCGTGTATTATAAATAAGCATGGGAATCTACAAAAGTAAAGACTACCTGTCAGCAAACGTAACATGATGTGTGTTTTGCAAATGTTCATTTTGGCATTATaaagtaaagaaaaaaaaattcgacaagaaaaaatatatataattctaaaAGAAGATATATATGAACTCGAGCATACAATATAACCTTTAATatacaacttttttttatttatattaattaattattaaaaagttaaaattgtaatttaacgattcatttcaaatttaataaatcgaactacaaatatattattttattttctgactcaaatattttaatataaatttttttatctcgtTCATGATCCATTCAAAGTTTGCTCTTAGTAACAACAAGACATTTCCTAGTGTATCGTATATAAACATTTCTGTCTATGTGTATAATAGAGTGTGCGTGtggaattaatataattttcgaaattcccaAGGAGGGTTCTGCAGCCATGCACCCGTGAATCTCTTCTCGTCTATCTCTCTGTCGAATTTGGGTCCCATTGTCTGTATGTATtcgattttattataatttctcCTGACATTTTCAGCAAAATTTTGAACGAATATATGCCTCACAGAAGcaaaataaaatggaaagaaTATCAATAGCTTTGATTtctctttcaaaatttaaaaattagatatcagtttaaaaaattttatgcgGTTCTAAGGGGGAAAAAACATATGTTTAAATggaatctttaaaaaaaattgtatatcttATATAAGTTTGAGTTTCTTTCATGTCATCGAGATATTAAAATTCCTGCCTGCAGCCAGTTCGTGGAATTTAATTCCTACCTTGATATTTACCAAATAATTATCGTGCGGTGTATGAAAGTGATCCATTTCTGGTATGTGAAAATGGAATTACTAATTTCGGGCAAagaatattttacatttatgcTCAGCATGTAACTGCTTTTGGCTTCATGCACTTGGATTTTAATTTCTCGAATCCATAATATTAATATCTCcctatatatatttacataaatttcactaaaaaatatcaataagaaaaatcaaaatttgtaaaaaagaaaaaaaaatgaagtggcTAATCATTTGCATGTGTGTATAAATCAAAACTATTAATGCACatatgtaattaaaaaaaaaaaaagcttccACAATATTCGTCTGTTTTAATCATGCTTCAAATACGcatgtatatataaattcaaggtaaaaacttgtgtgagacggtctcacgagatgcattttatgagacatatatcttatttgggtcatacatgaaaaaatattactttttatatcaagagtattattttttattgtgaatatctatAGGGTTAACTCGTCTcatatataaagattcgtgagaccgtctcacaagagacctactctaaattCAATTAGTTAAAATCTTGGATATATCATTTctgatttattattaattaatcacGATAAATTCTTATATCATAACTTAAATTTAACAGCTTATAATCAGGTATCATTAAGTGAGAACAATGAAATTCAATATTCTTTTACCATCTCATGTTTGACTCAAGTTATATCAATAATCatggaaaaataattattggaatTCAAAGCTCTATATTCCCATATGTTCTTatggaaaataataattattaaaaaatactcTTTAACTACCAATCAACGAATTTGCGTTCCAATGTCGCATTTTCAACGTACCTATCATCTATATTGTACGAGTAAACAAATCCCTATGAACCACGAACttctaattaaaaaatttgaaatttttcttcaaaaaaatttaaacttgagCACGGAAAAttgctaataaaaaaaatcataattttggtGTATTTTTCATGTCAAAACACTATATTGAGGAATGGGGGCCAAGCTGTACGTAGCATGCACAAGTGGACTTGTAAAGTAGATAGATTgacatagaaaaaaaaaacattcgtAGAATTAATGATGTGGTCGTGATTTAATTGGTTTTATATATTCTTTTTGTGGAGAGAATGAAATTGCATGTAATAGAGACAGCAAGTTGAATTAATGCaggttaatttaatttatttatggtCCTCGCTAACGATTCCATTTTGTTGGGCTAAGTTAACCACACATTCTCATGTCTatttatataaacaaataaaataataatcacaGGAGTATCCAATGCAAGTACTCTATCTCAAAAATTGAGGCGAATTATATATCATCacctttttttaatttttttttataattttaaatatatatttttttaatgaaaaagaaaaagaaaaagaaaagtaaCTTGTTATGAGATTGACCTTGCTTGTAGATTTAAAAACTTTCTTATTTGGGTGAAACCATGTTCTACGCATGATGGGCATTTAAAGAACTTAAGTCAAAAAGAGCATCTGCGTCTATTTAAATTTTGTCGAAtaaggaggaggaggaggaggaggaggaggaggagcaCAAAATTAAACAGTACCCTGTCAGAATTTTCGAacaatttttagagaagaactTGGAAACACCGAGACTCAAGAATGAACAACTGGAGCTTAGAGACATTAACGGATGGCTCAATTATGGGTTATTCAACACATAACAGTGAATTTGAACTCTgttaccatgttaagattgagacttgtacctaactcaacctcaaaagctagctcaaggaaGAAAATtgtccaagtctatatatacaactctcaagaACTCTATTCAACAATGTGAGACAAAATATATGTACATGCTCAGGTCTGTGATGCTAACATGGCTACGATCGTATCTCGGCCAGAGTTGTCCGCTGATCTTGTAAAATCCCCTAGCAGTTCACTCTATCCTACTTTGTATTTGATCGAGAGACATTTCTTGAGCCAAAGTAGAACTGCAAACGAGCCCATGTTTTTCTGGCGGGAAATTTACCTTCAGTCttcagccgtcgttttttttgtgttcagtccctgggtacttttttagtaccacatttccacatgaaatgtaccacaatttgtatgacatagtaccacaattttgtagGTAGGGAGTGAatccaaagaaatgttttgattgaaaattttcCACCAACTTCCCTTTTTTCTACACCATGTAAAATTAAGTGACctactgaaaaataaaaaagacaaaGTTGAAGGGGAACCCTAAGCAAGAATCATAACCAAATGCCCATCTCCAGTTCTGTCGCATCCCTTGTactatacataaataaataaacctaAACAACATAAACTTtatcaagattttaaatttcatgttaCGCCACGAAGTGGATTCCCtcaccatattttattaaaactatAGATCCAACCATAtcatatttcatttcattttaattGATTACGAGGTATATATAGTCTTAGTAATTAAAGTTGATACATATATAGCATTCCTGTTAAATCACATCACTTGTAATTACTTGGAATAGTGGTCTGGCAATTTCATTGTCAGTCGAAAAGGTAGacaaattaaaaacatatttcGCGCACACTTGATGAATCTTTTTGTCTTTATGGATAAGCCTGTGGATTTAGCATGTGAAATACGTTAATAACACAGGCTTGTTTTC comes from Primulina huaijiensis isolate GDHJ02 chromosome 2, ASM1229523v2, whole genome shotgun sequence and encodes:
- the LOC140971717 gene encoding zinc finger protein JACKDAW-like isoform X2, which encodes MMSGDVFSAHNSASAKFFHQESEVLNPNPSSNSQPILAKKRRNLPGTPDAEVIALSPKTLMATNRFFCEICNKGFRRDQNLQLHRRGHNLPWKLKQRADKDQIKKKVYICPEKTCVHNDPTRALGDLTGIKKHFSRKHGEKKWKCEKCSKRYAVQSDWKAHSKTCGTREYKCDCGTLFSRKDSFITHRAFCDALAEENKRNTVGCGVNDQNFRNDLKNTNLINNIQPNLPTGFTDSAGGFRPEFTTAAPLFMDQEQQKPRLPLWLDHNPNLFMPSTSTNFPEMTSINSGDIFGLNSPMGNYANLSLSPLPLQPSLKEEPPLISKWNSNTMVANSGHSLYSDQKQVNHWNYSSSIGSMSATALLQKAAQMGSTKSNPQFFGNTSGAMLDSSTSSPFQNRSELHRVFRKQPTNTIAGSIMNFNASTASNTINNSEPSIIQTQGTNSLFLHSDHLHGVGHSLTRDFLGMGGYGGDVVTFLPQELAKFASMKSDMGMSHPTNNNNNQ
- the LOC140971717 gene encoding zinc finger protein JACKDAW-like isoform X1; amino-acid sequence: MMSGDVFSAHNSASAKFFHQESEVLNPNPSSNSQPILAKKRRNLPGTPDPDAEVIALSPKTLMATNRFFCEICNKGFRRDQNLQLHRRGHNLPWKLKQRADKDQIKKKVYICPEKTCVHNDPTRALGDLTGIKKHFSRKHGEKKWKCEKCSKRYAVQSDWKAHSKTCGTREYKCDCGTLFSRKDSFITHRAFCDALAEENKRNTVGCGVNDQNFRNDLKNTNLINNIQPNLPTGFTDSAGGFRPEFTTAAPLFMDQEQQKPRLPLWLDHNPNLFMPSTSTNFPEMTSINSGDIFGLNSPMGNYANLSLSPLPLQPSLKEEPPLISKWNSNTMVANSGHSLYSDQKQVNHWNYSSSIGSMSATALLQKAAQMGSTKSNPQFFGNTSGAMLDSSTSSPFQNRSELHRVFRKQPTNTIAGSIMNFNASTASNTINNSEPSIIQTQGTNSLFLHSDHLHGVGHSLTRDFLGMGGYGGDVVTFLPQELAKFASMKSDMGMSHPTNNNNNQ